One [Clostridium] saccharolyticum WM1 DNA segment encodes these proteins:
- a CDS encoding dockerin type I domain-containing protein, protein MKKYRKARKMAIILASVLVMDSYTGVISPYINTYAYTEKAATVNATSLNVRSGPGTTYSVVTKLTNGASVTVIDEKNASDGALWYQIRVSGSGGQKVTGYVSKSFLRFPASYTNDADFESRLTAEGFPESYKVRLRALHAQYPKWVFRAQHTNLDWNTAVKEESLAGKTLVHTNSLSSWKSTIDGAYNWDTSTWIGYDGSSWVTASADIVKYYMDPRNFLDETNVFQFMTHTYDSSKHTADGLKTMVKGTFLSGESSGGSGGNGSTPGNTDSSGGGTVIGPGAAIGPGASVSPSTGAAQDSGSGKASLEGPQASITPKNLPVLMEYGPGASLSGPSSSNSSGTVTGSSAYVNMIMNAAAQSGVNPYVLAAMIIQEQGSSGAGKSISGKEPGYEGYYNFFNIEAYQSGSMTAVQRGLWWASQSGNYERPWNSPEKSILGGAFYYGNNYVKVGQDTFYLKKFNVQGSNLYKHQYMTNVQGAASEGAVYSKAYNSDMKQTELEFKIPVYNNMPDNPCSQPTGDGNPNNKLSGLSVEGFAMTPTFSRDTLEYNLIVDPGVSSINLYATPLSSLASVNGTGTITLSNGNNDIKVAVTAQNGSVREYVLHVVRQSNGPTYSSGVGASPGGNASSGQGSSSSGGNPSSGPGSSSGPGVSKPSGTDNAGTPGGSNVTIAPNGSANISVQTSTGVISQGPGTDIKVTEAALGSPQQTQASAAAGQSSAYAKGDINGDGKINSLDTLKLQRYLLGLETIPEKGMLSADFNGDGKVNSQDLLLLQKKILGL, encoded by the coding sequence ATGAAAAAGTATAGAAAAGCTCGTAAGATGGCCATTATCCTGGCCAGTGTCCTGGTGATGGACTCTTATACGGGAGTTATTTCGCCATACATAAATACCTATGCCTATACGGAAAAGGCAGCAACCGTAAATGCTACCTCGCTGAATGTAAGAAGCGGGCCTGGCACGACCTATTCTGTTGTTACAAAGCTGACGAATGGGGCATCTGTAACTGTGATTGATGAAAAAAATGCTTCGGATGGAGCGCTTTGGTATCAGATCCGTGTGTCCGGTTCAGGAGGCCAGAAGGTTACCGGATATGTTTCCAAAAGCTTTCTCCGGTTTCCGGCATCCTATACGAATGATGCGGATTTTGAGTCCCGGCTAACGGCAGAAGGCTTTCCTGAAAGCTATAAGGTGAGGCTGCGTGCCCTTCATGCCCAGTACCCCAAGTGGGTGTTCCGCGCCCAGCATACAAATCTTGACTGGAACACAGCCGTTAAGGAAGAAAGCCTGGCTGGAAAGACTCTGGTTCACACCAACAGTCTGTCTTCCTGGAAGTCTACCATAGACGGCGCTTACAACTGGGACACCAGCACATGGATCGGATATGACGGAAGCTCCTGGGTCACTGCTTCTGCAGATATTGTGAAATATTATATGGATCCCAGAAACTTTCTTGATGAAACCAATGTGTTCCAGTTTATGACCCATACATATGACAGCAGCAAACATACGGCAGATGGATTAAAGACCATGGTAAAGGGAACCTTTCTATCCGGCGAATCTTCCGGAGGAAGCGGCGGCAACGGCAGTACACCGGGAAATACAGACTCATCCGGAGGCGGCACCGTCATAGGGCCAGGGGCAGCCATAGGGCCGGGGGCATCCGTCAGCCCATCCACAGGGGCAGCCCAGGATTCCGGCTCAGGAAAGGCCAGCCTGGAGGGACCCCAGGCGTCCATAACGCCGAAAAACCTTCCGGTCCTTATGGAATACGGACCTGGAGCCAGCCTTTCGGGACCGTCCTCTTCCAATTCGTCAGGAACCGTTACAGGCAGCAGCGCCTATGTGAACATGATCATGAATGCGGCAGCCCAGTCAGGAGTAAATCCTTACGTCCTTGCGGCTATGATCATTCAGGAGCAGGGATCTTCAGGAGCAGGCAAAAGTATTTCAGGTAAAGAGCCTGGTTACGAAGGATATTATAATTTTTTTAATATAGAAGCGTATCAGTCCGGTTCCATGACTGCGGTGCAAAGAGGCTTATGGTGGGCATCTCAATCCGGCAATTATGAACGGCCCTGGAATTCACCTGAAAAATCAATTTTAGGCGGAGCTTTCTATTATGGTAATAACTATGTAAAAGTTGGGCAGGATACTTTTTATCTGAAGAAATTTAACGTACAGGGGTCTAATTTATATAAACACCAGTATATGACCAATGTGCAGGGAGCTGCATCAGAGGGGGCTGTTTATTCAAAAGCCTATAACAGTGACATGAAACAGACAGAGCTTGAATTTAAAATCCCTGTTTATAACAACATGCCTGATAATCCATGCAGCCAGCCAACAGGTGACGGCAACCCCAATAATAAACTGTCAGGCTTAAGCGTGGAGGGCTTTGCAATGACTCCTACCTTTAGCCGTGATACGCTGGAATACAACCTGATTGTGGATCCCGGTGTGTCAAGCATCAACCTGTATGCAACACCCCTCAGTTCTCTGGCCTCCGTCAACGGAACCGGGACGATCACACTTTCAAACGGCAATAATGATATAAAGGTGGCGGTTACCGCCCAAAACGGCAGCGTAAGGGAATATGTCCTCCATGTCGTGCGTCAGAGCAACGGCCCGACTTATTCCTCAGGAGTAGGAGCCAGTCCTGGGGGCAACGCCTCTTCCGGACAGGGCAGCAGCAGTTCGGGAGGCAACCCCTCTTCCGGGCCAGGCAGCAGCAGCGGACCGGGAGTATCCAAGCCTTCCGGCACTGACAATGCAGGCACACCGGGAGGAAGCAATGTAACCATAGCGCCTAATGGCTCCGCGAACATTTCCGTACAGACCTCTACGGGAGTTATTTCCCAGGGACCGGGCACAGACATCAAGGTGACGGAAGCAGCGTTAGGGAGTCCGCAGCAGACACAGGCTTCTGCTGCCGCAGGCCAGTCATCTGCCTATGCAAAAGGTGATATCAATGGGGATGGAAAAATAAACAGTCTGGATACCCTGAAGCTTCAGCGTTATCTTCTGGGTCTGGAAACCATTCCGGAGAAAGGCATGCTTTCAGCCGACTTTAATGGAGACGGCAAAGTGAATTCACAGGATCTTCTGCTTTTGCAGAAAAAAATCCTAGGACTTTAA
- a CDS encoding oxaloacetate decarboxylase subunit alpha: MAEIEKKPVKIVETVLRDAHQSLLATRMTTEQMLPVVEKMDRVGYHAVECWGGATFDACLRFLKEDPWIRLRKLRDGFKNTKLQMLFRGQNILGYNHYADDVVEYFVQKSLANGVDIIRIFDCFNDLRNLQTAVTACNREKGHAQVALCYTLGEAYTLDYWKDIAKRIEDMGADSIGIKDMAGLLTPYKADELVRALKESTTLPIDMHTHYTSGVASMTYLKGVEAGCDIIDTAMSPLALGTSQPATEVMVETFRGTPYDTGFDQNLLAEICAYFQPIREEALKSGRLNPKVLGVDIKTLQYQVPGGMLSNLVSQLKEAGQEDRYMDVLQEIPRVRKEFGEPPLVTPSSQIVGTQAVLNVISGERYKIVTKETKKIFLGEFGQTVKPFDAEVQKKIIGDETPITCRPADLIAPQLPQFEKECAQWKQQDEDVLSYALFPGVAKEFFEYRAAQQTGVDSSMADKENKVYPV, from the coding sequence ATGGCAGAAATAGAAAAAAAGCCGGTTAAGATTGTGGAGACAGTCCTTCGTGACGCTCACCAGTCTTTGCTTGCTACAAGAATGACTACCGAACAGATGCTTCCCGTTGTGGAGAAGATGGATCGGGTTGGTTATCATGCGGTGGAATGCTGGGGCGGTGCAACTTTTGACGCATGCCTTCGCTTTCTGAAGGAAGATCCTTGGATAAGGCTTAGAAAGCTGAGAGATGGCTTTAAAAATACAAAGCTGCAGATGCTGTTCAGAGGACAGAATATTCTGGGCTATAACCATTATGCAGATGATGTGGTAGAGTATTTTGTGCAGAAATCCCTGGCTAACGGCGTTGATATTATCCGCATCTTTGACTGCTTTAACGATCTCCGCAACTTACAGACCGCAGTGACTGCCTGCAACAGGGAAAAGGGCCATGCACAGGTGGCTTTGTGCTACACTCTGGGAGAGGCCTATACCCTGGACTACTGGAAGGACATTGCCAAAAGGATCGAGGATATGGGAGCGGATTCTATCGGAATCAAGGACATGGCAGGGCTTTTAACGCCTTATAAGGCTGACGAGCTGGTGCGCGCTTTAAAAGAGTCTACAACCCTTCCTATTGACATGCACACTCATTACACCTCCGGTGTTGCATCCATGACCTATTTAAAGGGAGTGGAAGCAGGCTGTGATATTATTGATACTGCAATGTCACCCCTTGCTCTGGGAACCAGCCAGCCGGCAACGGAGGTCATGGTGGAGACCTTCCGGGGAACCCCATATGATACAGGCTTTGACCAGAATCTTCTGGCAGAAATCTGCGCATATTTCCAGCCGATCCGGGAGGAAGCTTTAAAGAGCGGACGCTTAAATCCCAAGGTATTAGGCGTGGATATCAAGACCCTTCAGTATCAGGTACCCGGGGGCATGCTGTCCAACCTAGTCAGCCAGCTTAAGGAAGCAGGTCAGGAAGACCGTTACATGGATGTTCTTCAGGAGATTCCAAGAGTAAGAAAAGAATTCGGAGAGCCGCCTCTTGTTACTCCGTCTTCCCAGATCGTTGGCACTCAGGCGGTATTGAATGTCATAAGCGGGGAACGATATAAGATTGTAACAAAAGAGACTAAGAAGATATTTTTAGGTGAGTTTGGACAGACGGTTAAGCCCTTTGATGCAGAGGTACAGAAAAAGATCATCGGTGATGAGACGCCTATTACCTGCCGTCCGGCAGATTTAATCGCTCCCCAGCTCCCTCAGTTTGAGAAGGAATGTGCCCAGTGGAAGCAGCAGGATGAGGATGTTTTATCCTATGCCCTGTTCCCAGGCGTTGCAAAAGAGTTCTTTGAGTATCGGGCCGCCCAGCAGACCGGCGTGGATTCTTCTATGGCTGATAAGGAAAATAAGGTTTATCCGGTATAA
- a CDS encoding acyl-CoA carboxylase subunit beta: MSNSTETSASDRIHALLDENSFVEVGGYVTARSTDFNMTAKETPADGVVTGYGTVEGCLVYVYSQDASVLGGSVGEMHARKITKLYAMAMKTGAPVIGLVDCAGLRLQEATDSLNGFGEIYMSQTLASGVIPQITAIFGTCGGGMAVSAAMADFTLMETRGGKLFVNSPNAIEGNYTGKCNTASADYQSRETGLVDFTGDEDDILNKIRTLISILPSNSEDDMSYDECSDDLNRVCSDLENYVGDTAVALAQISDNQFFMETRKEYAASMVTGFIRLNGMTVGCVANRTESYNESGLKTAEYDALLSGQGCEKAARFINFCDAFSIPVLTLVNVKGYEATPCSEKRIARAAAGLTYAFANATVPKVTVILGQALGTAYLTMNSKSIGADVVYAWPSATIGMMEPSEAVKIMYADEISKAEDGKALINDKAESYRSLQSSALSAAKRGYVDDIIDAGETRARVIAAFEMLFTKREDRPAKKHGTI; the protein is encoded by the coding sequence ATGAGTAATTCAACAGAAACATCGGCAAGTGATCGGATTCATGCTTTGCTTGATGAGAACAGTTTTGTTGAAGTTGGCGGCTATGTTACCGCAAGGAGCACAGACTTCAACATGACGGCAAAGGAAACTCCTGCTGACGGCGTTGTTACAGGCTATGGTACCGTTGAAGGATGCCTTGTTTATGTGTATAGCCAGGATGCATCAGTTCTTGGCGGCTCTGTAGGAGAAATGCATGCAAGGAAGATCACGAAACTCTATGCCATGGCGATGAAGACTGGTGCACCAGTCATCGGCCTGGTTGATTGTGCAGGTCTGAGGCTTCAGGAAGCAACCGACTCTCTTAACGGATTTGGTGAAATCTATATGAGCCAGACCCTGGCATCCGGAGTAATTCCTCAGATAACAGCAATATTTGGAACCTGTGGCGGCGGCATGGCTGTTTCCGCAGCAATGGCAGACTTCACCTTAATGGAAACCAGGGGCGGCAAACTATTTGTGAATTCCCCCAATGCCATTGAGGGAAATTATACAGGAAAATGCAATACTGCTTCCGCGGACTATCAAAGCAGGGAAACCGGCCTGGTGGATTTCACGGGAGATGAGGATGACATTTTAAATAAAATCAGGACTCTTATTTCCATACTTCCTTCCAATAGTGAGGATGACATGTCTTATGATGAGTGCAGTGATGATTTAAACCGTGTTTGCTCCGATCTGGAAAATTATGTGGGAGATACGGCGGTCGCATTGGCACAGATTTCCGATAATCAGTTCTTTATGGAGACCAGGAAGGAATATGCGGCTTCCATGGTAACCGGCTTTATCCGTTTAAACGGCATGACAGTGGGCTGTGTTGCAAACAGAACGGAGTCTTATAATGAAAGCGGCCTTAAAACAGCAGAATACGATGCCTTATTAAGCGGGCAGGGCTGTGAAAAAGCTGCAAGATTCATTAATTTCTGTGATGCGTTCAGCATTCCTGTACTTACCTTAGTAAATGTAAAAGGATATGAGGCGACTCCATGTTCCGAGAAAAGGATTGCAAGGGCTGCCGCAGGGCTTACCTATGCCTTTGCCAACGCCACTGTGCCCAAAGTAACGGTTATTCTCGGTCAGGCCCTTGGAACGGCATATCTGACTATGAACAGCAAGTCCATTGGAGCCGATGTGGTTTATGCCTGGCCGTCTGCGACCATTGGCATGATGGAACCGTCCGAAGCGGTCAAGATCATGTATGCCGATGAGATATCGAAAGCAGAGGATGGAAAGGCCCTTATTAACGATAAGGCAGAAAGCTACCGAAGCCTTCAGTCCAGTGCCCTTTCTGCGGCAAAGAGAGGATATGTTGACGATATCATTGATGCCGGTGAAACAAGAGCCCGTGTCATTGCGGCATTTGAGATGCTGTTCACAAAGAGAGAGGATCGTCCCGCGAAAAAACATGGCACGATATAG
- a CDS encoding D-alanyl-D-alanine carboxypeptidase family protein, which translates to MRHAIGMLLTAVFVLLLVTGTAGIRLAGKEAVNEKTTVTEEKGEKSGSVQTKDELNLYAQSAVLMDASTGRILYGKNEDIARPMASTTKIMTCILALEYGNLSDTVTASQNASSQPKVHLGVYKGETFLLKDLLYSLMLESHNDAAMMIAEHIGGSQEGFAGLMNQKARDLGCTDTYFITPNGLDAREEKDGQVKEHSTTAADLARIMNYCIGQSPKKKEFLEITGTKSYSFTDLEGKRSYSCNNHNTLLAMMNGAFSGKTGFTGGAGYSYVGAAQDNGRIYTIALLGCGWPPHKAYKWSDARKLFQYGMERFHYRNVYKDLSLPDIPVKEGIPASGRLDEPVTVSCIIGGEEEKDLTLLLADEEEVTVQTEIPKELIAPVRKGQAVGNVIYRLNGEVIKSYTVCLNQGADRLTRAWCIKNIVSKYISMPGVKGILSGF; encoded by the coding sequence ATGAGGCATGCCATAGGAATGTTACTGACAGCGGTATTTGTCCTTCTTTTAGTGACAGGAACTGCTGGGATCAGGCTGGCAGGAAAAGAGGCCGTCAATGAGAAGACAACAGTGACAGAGGAGAAAGGAGAAAAGAGTGGGTCGGTTCAGACAAAGGATGAATTAAATCTTTATGCCCAGTCAGCAGTTTTGATGGATGCCTCTACCGGCCGCATCTTATATGGGAAGAACGAGGATATCGCCCGTCCCATGGCCAGTACCACGAAGATCATGACTTGCATCCTTGCCCTGGAGTATGGGAATCTTTCTGACACAGTGACTGCCAGCCAGAATGCATCTTCCCAGCCCAAGGTACATTTAGGGGTTTATAAGGGAGAGACGTTTCTGCTGAAGGACCTTCTTTACAGCCTGATGCTGGAATCCCACAATGATGCTGCAATGATGATCGCGGAGCACATAGGTGGGAGTCAGGAGGGGTTTGCCGGACTGATGAACCAGAAAGCAAGGGATTTAGGCTGCACGGATACATACTTTATTACACCCAATGGCCTTGATGCCAGGGAAGAAAAAGATGGACAGGTGAAGGAGCACTCCACTACGGCAGCTGACCTGGCCAGGATTATGAATTACTGCATCGGACAGTCTCCGAAAAAAAAGGAATTCCTTGAGATTACGGGAACGAAAAGCTATTCTTTTACCGATCTGGAAGGAAAGCGTTCCTATTCCTGCAACAATCACAATACCCTTCTTGCCATGATGAACGGAGCCTTTTCAGGAAAAACAGGATTTACGGGAGGAGCCGGATATTCCTATGTTGGAGCTGCCCAGGATAATGGTAGAATCTATACCATTGCGCTTTTAGGATGCGGCTGGCCGCCTCATAAAGCCTATAAATGGTCAGATGCAAGAAAGCTGTTTCAATACGGAATGGAGCGTTTTCATTACAGGAACGTATACAAAGACTTAAGCCTTCCGGATATACCGGTAAAGGAGGGAATCCCGGCTTCCGGCCGTTTGGATGAACCGGTCACCGTATCCTGCATCATAGGAGGAGAGGAAGAGAAAGACTTAACCCTTCTTCTGGCAGATGAGGAGGAGGTCACAGTACAGACAGAAATCCCAAAGGAATTAATTGCTCCGGTGCGTAAGGGTCAGGCAGTGGGAAATGTCATTTACCGTTTAAACGGAGAGGTCATAAAAAGCTATACGGTATGTTTAAACCAGGGGGCGGACCGTCTGACAAGGGCCTGGTGTATAAAAAACATTGTTTCTAAATACATTTCCATGCCCGGAGTTAAGGGAATTCTCTCCGGTTTTTAA
- a CDS encoding biotin/lipoyl-containing protein codes for MKNYTITVNGNVYEVTVEEGSSLSAPAAGKKPSAPVPAAAPAPAAAPAAAPMKAASAGTEGSVKVAAPMPGKILGVKTSAGQAVKKGDVLVVLEAMKMENEIVAPSDGTVAGVNVAVGDSVEAGATLATLN; via the coding sequence ATGAAGAATTATACAATTACAGTAAACGGAAATGTATATGAAGTAACCGTGGAAGAAGGCTCATCATTAAGTGCACCCGCAGCGGGTAAGAAACCATCGGCTCCTGTACCAGCGGCAGCTCCGGCCCCGGCGGCAGCTCCGGCAGCGGCTCCCATGAAAGCAGCCAGTGCAGGTACGGAAGGCTCTGTCAAGGTGGCAGCTCCCATGCCGGGCAAGATCCTTGGCGTAAAGACCAGCGCAGGCCAGGCCGTAAAGAAAGGCGATGTGCTTGTTGTGCTTGAGGCTATGAAAATGGAAAATGAAATCGTGGCACCTTCCGATGGAACAGTTGCCGGCGTTAATGTAGCGGTGGGCGATTCAGTAGAAGCAGGAGCAACCTTGGCTACATTAAACTAG
- a CDS encoding sodium ion-translocating decarboxylase subunit beta: MDYIGNTFNNLLQQTAFFNLTAGNMIMILVAFVFLYLAIRKGFEPLLLVPISFGMLLVNIYPDIMKETGADGSGGGLLQYFFKLDEWGILPPLIFMGVGAMTDFGPLIANPKSFLLGAAAQFGIYSAYFLAIFMGFNDKAAAAISIIGGADGPTSIFLAGKLGMTALMGPIAVAAYSYMALVPIIQPPIMKLLTTEKERKIKMEQLRPVSRLERILFPIIVTTVVCMILPTTAPLVGMLMLGNLFKESGVVKQLTETAGNAMMYIVVILLGTSVGATTSAEAFLNLNTIKIVVLGLVAFSIGTAAGVLFGKLMCKVTGGKVNPLIGSAGVSAVPMSARVSQKVGAEADPSNFLLMHAMGPNVAGVIGTAVAAGTFMAIFGVR; the protein is encoded by the coding sequence ATGGATTATATTGGTAATACATTTAACAATCTTCTTCAGCAGACCGCGTTCTTTAACCTGACCGCAGGAAATATGATCATGATCCTGGTAGCCTTTGTGTTTTTATACCTGGCTATCAGGAAAGGGTTTGAGCCACTGCTTCTGGTGCCGATTTCCTTTGGTATGCTGTTAGTCAATATCTATCCGGATATTATGAAGGAGACTGGAGCAGATGGTTCCGGAGGCGGACTGCTGCAGTATTTCTTTAAACTGGATGAATGGGGCATCCTGCCTCCCCTGATTTTCATGGGCGTGGGAGCCATGACGGATTTCGGCCCTCTGATCGCCAACCCAAAGAGCTTTCTTCTGGGTGCTGCTGCCCAGTTCGGAATTTATTCCGCTTATTTTCTAGCGATATTTATGGGCTTTAACGATAAGGCTGCTGCGGCCATCTCCATCATCGGAGGAGCTGACGGGCCGACTTCCATATTCCTTGCAGGGAAGCTGGGAATGACTGCTCTCATGGGACCCATTGCGGTTGCGGCTTATTCTTATATGGCGCTGGTGCCAATTATCCAGCCGCCGATCATGAAGCTTCTGACAACGGAGAAAGAAAGAAAGATCAAGATGGAACAGCTTCGTCCCGTATCAAGGCTTGAGAGAATTTTATTCCCTATTATTGTAACAACGGTAGTATGTATGATTCTTCCTACAACGGCCCCCCTGGTGGGCATGCTGATGTTGGGCAACTTATTTAAGGAGTCCGGTGTAGTGAAGCAGTTAACGGAGACTGCAGGCAATGCCATGATGTATATCGTAGTAATCCTGCTGGGAACTTCCGTAGGTGCCACCACAAGCGCGGAAGCATTCCTGAATTTAAACACCATTAAGATCGTGGTTCTTGGACTGGTGGCATTTTCCATAGGAACGGCAGCCGGCGTTCTTTTTGGCAAACTGATGTGCAAGGTAACCGGTGGCAAGGTGAATCCTCTCATTGGTTCCGCAGGAGTATCTGCTGTCCCTATGTCTGCCCGTGTATCCCAGAAAGTGGGCGCTGAGGCAGACCCCAGCAATTTCCTGCTGATGCATGCCATGGGACCAAATGTGGCAGGCGTTATCGGTACGGCGGTAGCTGCCGGTACGTTTATGGCAATATTTGGAGTAAGATGA
- a CDS encoding YitT family protein: MNMRKIATVLAGNTIYALAVSLFILPGGLITGGTTGLALVAYHQLGIPVSVFVGGFNLLMFAAGAMVLGKQFAFTTMISTFYYPFILGVFENLFGQAAMTGDRMLATVFSGLFIGVGIGMVIRAGASTGGMDIPPLILNKKWNLSVSMTMSVFDCLILLSQMIFSNKEQILYGILLVLTYSMVLDKVLLIGRNQMQVKIISEKYEEINQAIQTRMDRGTTLLASEGGYLRTASFTVLTVISGRQVSRLNELVMGIDPNAFMIINQVNEVRGRGFTLHKEYK; this comes from the coding sequence ATGAATATGAGAAAAATTGCCACAGTTCTTGCAGGCAATACCATTTATGCCCTTGCCGTATCCCTGTTCATTCTGCCGGGGGGGCTGATTACAGGCGGAACCACCGGACTTGCCCTGGTGGCCTATCACCAGCTCGGCATCCCTGTATCCGTCTTTGTTGGGGGCTTTAATCTTTTAATGTTTGCGGCAGGAGCCATGGTTTTGGGAAAGCAGTTTGCTTTTACCACCATGATAAGTACCTTTTACTATCCGTTTATACTGGGAGTATTTGAAAATCTCTTCGGCCAGGCGGCTATGACCGGGGATCGTATGCTTGCCACCGTTTTTTCCGGGCTTTTCATCGGCGTGGGAATCGGCATGGTGATAAGGGCCGGCGCTTCCACCGGAGGAATGGATATTCCCCCTCTGATCCTGAACAAAAAATGGAATCTTTCCGTATCCATGACCATGTCGGTCTTTGACTGCCTGATCCTGCTGTCACAGATGATATTTTCCAATAAAGAGCAGATCCTTTACGGCATCCTGCTGGTGCTTACCTATTCCATGGTTCTTGATAAGGTGCTTTTGATCGGACGTAACCAGATGCAGGTGAAAATCATAAGCGAAAAATATGAGGAGATCAACCAGGCCATCCAGACCAGAATGGACAGGGGAACCACGCTGCTTGCCAGCGAGGGGGGATATTTAAGAACGGCTTCCTTTACCGTCCTTACGGTAATATCAGGGAGACAGGTTTCCAGGCTCAATGAGCTGGTTATGGGAATAGATCCGAATGCATTCATGATCATTAACCAGGTCAATGAGGTGCGGGGGAGAGGATTTACCCTTCATAAAGAATACAAATAG
- a CDS encoding OadG family transporter subunit, with protein MKLNMKRVALGLIMAVCLFSLSACSKADTGSQEIDAGVQTQMEKLPGSFLELYAGLEDSQVAEFKKNMLSQDQYAALAEGVDSWENVKDDLGALVSIGDTVKVEAIDHGYSATVDAAFEKRNLEFSITTDLKLTKITGVAFVPEYTLGERMEKAVFNTLMGMGTVFLVLIFISLLIGGFQYIGKFESKMKGKAQEPALQPIPAAPVPVAEEAEELVDDLELVAVITAAIAASTGGSPQGLVVRSIKRAPVSKWKKA; from the coding sequence ATGAAACTGAATATGAAACGAGTAGCATTGGGACTAATTATGGCAGTCTGCCTCTTTTCATTATCTGCATGCAGCAAAGCCGATACCGGATCACAGGAAATCGATGCCGGTGTCCAGACGCAGATGGAGAAGCTTCCCGGTTCTTTCCTGGAACTGTATGCCGGTCTTGAAGACAGCCAGGTGGCTGAATTTAAGAAGAACATGCTATCCCAGGATCAGTATGCTGCTTTGGCAGAGGGAGTGGATTCCTGGGAAAATGTAAAAGATGATCTTGGGGCTTTGGTATCCATTGGCGATACAGTAAAGGTAGAGGCCATTGATCATGGATACAGCGCCACGGTTGATGCGGCATTTGAAAAGAGAAATCTGGAGTTTTCTATTACAACGGATTTAAAGCTTACAAAGATCACCGGTGTGGCGTTTGTACCGGAATATACGTTGGGCGAACGGATGGAAAAGGCTGTGTTCAATACCCTGATGGGCATGGGTACCGTATTCCTTGTACTGATTTTTATCAGCCTGCTGATCGGGGGCTTTCAGTATATCGGTAAATTTGAATCGAAGATGAAGGGCAAGGCGCAGGAGCCTGCTTTACAGCCAATTCCTGCAGCTCCTGTCCCTGTTGCAGAAGAGGCAGAAGAACTTGTGGATGACTTAGAGCTGGTGGCAGTGATCACCGCAGCAATCGCAGCATCTACAGGAGGTTCTCCCCAGGGTCTGGTGGTCCGTTCCATCAAACGAGCACCGGTCAGTAAATGGAAAAAAGCTTAA